In a single window of the Caldisericota bacterium genome:
- a CDS encoding PadR family transcriptional regulator translates to MPGFKKRFCGLRRHWLELYLLLLIAEKPSYGYELSTKLKDFGIVISGIGQMGNLYRILSQLEAEGFVKTDWNTQESGPARKIYIITNGGLLFLRSAINNVIEMEKTTEKFVERYEELNKKT, encoded by the coding sequence TTGCCTGGATTTAAAAAAAGATTTTGCGGGTTAAGAAGGCATTGGCTAGAACTCTATCTACTGCTGCTAATAGCAGAAAAACCATCTTACGGTTATGAATTATCAACAAAATTGAAAGATTTTGGCATTGTGATATCAGGAATCGGACAGATGGGTAACCTTTATAGAATATTATCACAACTTGAAGCAGAAGGGTTTGTAAAAACAGATTGGAACACACAAGAAAGTGGCCCTGCCAGAAAAATATACATAATAACTAATGGCGGGCTACTATTTCTTCGCAGCGCAATAAATAACGTCATTGAAATGGAAAAAACCACAGAAAAGTTTGTCGAAAGGTATGAAGAACTAAACAAAAAAACTTAA
- a CDS encoding NifB/NifX family molybdenum-iron cluster-binding protein, with protein MKIAIPIKEKTLSSEVDARFARTAFFAIYDTESKETKFFENVVLQAHGAGPKTVETLANEKVDALISNSVGPNAFTALNQAGIKVYLAEEGSAEENIKRVVEGAATILDTPGSSHR; from the coding sequence ATGAAAATAGCCATCCCGATTAAAGAAAAAACATTGAGTTCAGAAGTTGATGCTCGCTTTGCAAGGACTGCCTTTTTTGCTATATACGATACAGAAAGCAAAGAGACAAAATTTTTCGAAAACGTGGTATTACAAGCACATGGAGCAGGCCCAAAAACGGTAGAAACCCTTGCAAATGAAAAAGTAGATGCATTAATATCAAATAGCGTCGGCCCGAATGCATTTACTGCTTTAAACCAAGCTGGTATTAAAGTTTATCTTGCAGAAGAAGGCTCCGCAGAAGAAAATATAAAGAGAGTTGTTGAGGGTGCTGCTACCATACTGGATACTCCCGGAAGCTCACACCGTTAG
- a CDS encoding NifB/NifX family molybdenum-iron cluster-binding protein, with product MKIAVPVLSNNGLDSIISEHFGHTPYFAFVEIEENKIKKVEIEKNPLEEHDPGEIPEYIHRKGGEVLIARGMGGRAKTFFKNFGIKTITGAQGTLKEIIDAFISGSLQNINYEPDKKFHKH from the coding sequence ATGAAAATTGCAGTTCCCGTATTAAGTAATAACGGACTTGATTCCATTATCTCAGAGCATTTTGGACACACTCCGTATTTTGCATTTGTTGAAATTGAAGAAAATAAAATTAAAAAAGTGGAAATTGAGAAAAACCCGCTTGAAGAACACGATCCTGGAGAAATACCAGAATATATACACAGAAAAGGCGGGGAAGTTTTGATTGCACGAGGAATGGGAGGAAGAGCAAAAACATTTTTTAAAAACTTTGGCATAAAAACTATCACCGGCGCACAGGGAACCCTGAAAGAAATCATAGACGCATTTATCAGCGGCTCTTTACAAAACATTAATTACGAGCCAGATAAGAAGTTTCATAAGCATTAA